One genomic window of Streptomyces sp. WP-1 includes the following:
- a CDS encoding helix-turn-helix transcriptional regulator, whose amino-acid sequence MTDGYEDPGAAATAQLPAVVARVTALAERLGVTQAEVFDVARLSVACGVPEPVVKALLSGRPAGEPDVQARFLQRLGLLRRTRLKPNGRKYTQQEIADGAGMSRQQAGALINGDRRPTMEHCDALQRFFRVHAGFLTAEDPEALAGALQRTEQELLQKLADRERAAAGPAEDPLERLLQDHGVRGIAWRAAQLPTDQHRDKVAEWLDMLLESVKRPEA is encoded by the coding sequence GTGACGGATGGCTACGAGGATCCGGGCGCCGCGGCGACCGCCCAGCTGCCGGCCGTCGTCGCCCGCGTCACCGCGCTCGCCGAGCGCCTCGGGGTGACCCAGGCCGAGGTCTTCGACGTCGCGCGGCTCTCGGTCGCCTGCGGGGTGCCCGAGCCGGTGGTCAAGGCGCTGCTCAGCGGGCGTCCGGCGGGCGAACCCGATGTGCAGGCGCGGTTCCTGCAGCGCCTCGGGCTGCTGCGGCGCACCCGGCTGAAGCCGAACGGCCGCAAGTACACCCAGCAGGAGATCGCCGACGGCGCGGGCATGTCCCGGCAGCAGGCGGGTGCCCTGATCAACGGCGACCGGCGGCCCACCATGGAGCACTGCGACGCGTTGCAGCGCTTCTTCCGGGTGCACGCCGGGTTTCTGACGGCGGAGGACCCGGAGGCGCTCGCGGGCGCGCTCCAGCGCACCGAGCAGGAGCTGCTCCAGAAGCTGGCCGACCGGGAGCGGGCCGCGGCCGGGCCCGCCGAGGATCCGCTGGAGCGGCTGCTCCAGGACCACGGGGTGCGCGGCATCGCCTGGCGGGCCGCGCAGTTGCCGACCGACCAGCACCGGGACAAGGTCGCGGAATGGCTGGACATGCTCCTGGAGAGCGTGAAGCGGCCCGAGGCCTGA
- a CDS encoding phosphocholine-specific phospholipase C, producing MTEVNRRRFLQIAGATTAFTALSSSIQRAAALPANHRTGSVEDVEHIVVLMQENRSFDHYFGSLRGVRGFGDPRAVSQNGRSVWQQSDGTRDILPFHPDADDLGLAFIQDLPHGWNDGHTAFNGGKYDKWVPAKSATTMAYLTRRDIPFHYALADAFTICDAYHCSFIGSTDPNRYYMWSGYVGNDGKGGGPVLGNDEKGYGWTTYPERLEQAGVSWKIYQDIGDGLDANGGWGWIGDAYRGNYGDNSLLYFNRYRDAKPGDPLYDKARTGTNAKAGEGFFDRLKADVKAGTLPQVSWIAAPEAFTEHPNWPANYGAWYVSQVLDALTSNPEVWAKTALFLTYDENDGFFDHVVPPFPAASGAQGKSTVDASADLYPGGAGYTAGPYGLGQRVPMLVVSPWSKGGYVCSETFDHTSIIRFIEQRFGVREPNISPWRRAVCGDLTSAFDFSRKDTRPVSLPSTAGYEPPDHDRHPDYVPKPPANPSLPRQERGSRPTRPLKYAPLVDGSADTSAGTFTLSFASGATAGAVFLVTSGNRTDGPWTYTTEAGKSLSDTWNSVYSGGSYDLAVHGPNGFLRVFKGRNKAAGPEARARHTGDHVELTLTNKGSGTARLKIASGYGGAPVTVSVRPGASVRHTVDLTGSRLWYDLTVTSADDPAFLRGFAGHVENGRPGVSDPALATE from the coding sequence ATGACCGAAGTCAACCGCCGGCGCTTCCTCCAGATCGCGGGCGCCACGACGGCGTTCACGGCGCTGTCGAGCAGCATCCAGCGCGCCGCCGCACTGCCCGCGAACCATCGCACCGGATCGGTCGAGGACGTCGAGCACATCGTCGTCCTGATGCAGGAGAACCGTTCTTTCGACCACTACTTCGGCTCGCTCAGGGGCGTCCGGGGCTTCGGTGACCCGCGCGCGGTCAGCCAGAACGGCCGCTCCGTCTGGCAGCAGTCGGACGGCACCCGGGACATCCTGCCCTTCCACCCGGACGCCGACGACCTCGGCCTCGCCTTCATCCAGGACCTGCCGCACGGCTGGAACGACGGGCACACCGCGTTCAACGGCGGCAAGTACGACAAGTGGGTACCCGCCAAGTCCGCCACCACGATGGCGTACCTCACCCGCCGGGACATCCCCTTCCACTACGCCCTCGCGGACGCCTTCACCATCTGCGACGCCTACCACTGCTCGTTCATCGGCTCCACCGACCCCAACCGCTACTACATGTGGTCGGGTTACGTCGGCAACGACGGCAAGGGCGGCGGCCCGGTCCTCGGCAACGACGAGAAGGGATACGGCTGGACGACGTACCCCGAGCGCCTGGAGCAGGCGGGCGTCTCCTGGAAGATCTACCAGGACATCGGCGACGGCCTGGACGCGAACGGCGGCTGGGGCTGGATCGGCGACGCCTACCGGGGCAACTACGGCGACAACTCGCTGCTCTACTTCAACCGGTACCGCGACGCGAAGCCCGGCGACCCGCTGTACGACAAGGCCCGCACCGGCACGAACGCGAAGGCGGGCGAGGGCTTCTTCGACCGGCTGAAGGCCGACGTCAAGGCCGGGACGCTGCCGCAGGTCTCCTGGATCGCCGCCCCCGAGGCGTTCACCGAGCACCCCAACTGGCCCGCCAACTACGGCGCCTGGTACGTCTCCCAGGTCCTGGACGCGCTCACCTCCAACCCCGAGGTGTGGGCGAAGACGGCCCTGTTCCTGACGTACGACGAGAACGACGGCTTCTTCGACCACGTCGTGCCGCCCTTCCCGGCCGCCTCCGGGGCCCAGGGCAAGTCCACGGTCGACGCCTCGGCCGACCTGTACCCGGGCGGCGCCGGATACACGGCGGGACCGTACGGTCTCGGCCAGCGGGTGCCGATGCTGGTCGTCTCGCCCTGGAGCAAGGGCGGCTACGTCTGCTCCGAGACCTTCGACCACACCTCGATCATCCGCTTCATCGAGCAGCGCTTCGGGGTGCGCGAGCCGAACATCTCGCCCTGGCGGCGGGCCGTGTGCGGCGACCTCACCAGCGCCTTCGACTTCTCCCGCAAGGACACCAGGCCCGTCTCGCTGCCCTCGACGGCCGGCTACGAGCCGCCGGACCACGACCGGCACCCCGACTACGTGCCCAAGCCGCCGGCGAACCCCTCGCTGCCCCGGCAGGAGCGCGGCAGCCGGCCCACCCGCCCGCTGAAGTACGCGCCGCTCGTGGACGGTTCGGCGGACACCTCGGCCGGCACGTTCACCCTCAGCTTCGCCTCCGGCGCGACGGCGGGCGCGGTCTTCCTCGTCACCTCGGGCAACCGCACCGACGGCCCCTGGACCTACACCACCGAGGCGGGCAAGTCCCTGTCCGACACCTGGAACTCGGTGTACTCGGGCGGCTCCTACGACCTCGCCGTGCACGGACCCAACGGCTTCCTGCGCGTCTTCAAGGGCCGCAACAAGGCGGCGGGCCCCGAGGCGAGGGCCCGGCACACCGGCGACCACGTCGAACTCACCCTCACCAACAAGGGATCCGGCACGGCCCGGCTGAAGATAGCCAGCGGCTACGGCGGCGCCCCGGTCACCGTGTCCGTACGCCCCGGCGCGAGCGTCCGGCACACCGTGGACCTGACGGGCAGCCGCCTCTGGTACGACCTGACCGTGACCTCGGCGGACGACCCGGCCTTCCTGCGCGGCTTCGCCGGGCACGTGGAGAACGGGCGGCCCGGTGTGAGCGACCCGGCGCTCGCGACGGAGTGA
- a CDS encoding phospholipid scramblase-related protein — protein sequence MTTQSNTPAGWYPDPHGAPQTLRYWDGSQWTEHTNNQAQQPAGAQQAAPQQQFPQQQAPDARVQRQVQQQAGVVAGGPGGGTLFTEPVLVVNQKAKLIELTNEYKVMDQHGRELGSVTEVGQGALRKILRFVSSWDQFLTHKLEIRDAYGQPQLLLTRPAKIFKSRVIVSRPDGSPVGEIVQQNMIGKINFAMNVNGQQVGAIKAENWRAWNFAIVDHTDSEVARITKTWEGLAKTLFTSADNYVLQIHYQLPEPLLSLVVATALTVDTALKQDSRGWN from the coding sequence GTGACCACGCAATCAAACACTCCGGCAGGCTGGTACCCGGACCCGCACGGCGCGCCGCAGACGCTCCGTTACTGGGACGGCAGCCAGTGGACCGAGCACACGAACAACCAGGCCCAGCAGCCCGCGGGGGCCCAGCAGGCCGCGCCGCAGCAGCAGTTCCCGCAGCAGCAGGCCCCCGACGCCCGGGTGCAGCGCCAGGTGCAGCAGCAGGCGGGCGTCGTGGCCGGCGGCCCCGGCGGCGGCACGCTGTTCACCGAGCCCGTGCTGGTGGTGAACCAGAAGGCCAAGCTGATCGAGCTGACCAACGAGTACAAGGTCATGGATCAGCACGGCCGCGAGCTCGGCTCGGTCACCGAGGTCGGGCAGGGCGCGCTGCGCAAGATCCTGCGCTTCGTCTCCAGCTGGGACCAGTTCCTCACCCACAAGCTGGAGATCCGCGACGCCTACGGCCAGCCGCAGCTGCTGCTGACCCGGCCCGCGAAGATCTTCAAGTCCCGGGTGATCGTGTCCCGGCCGGACGGCTCGCCGGTCGGCGAGATCGTCCAGCAGAACATGATCGGCAAGATCAACTTCGCGATGAACGTGAACGGCCAGCAGGTCGGCGCGATCAAGGCGGAGAACTGGCGGGCGTGGAACTTCGCGATCGTCGACCACACGGACAGCGAGGTGGCCCGGATCACCAAGACCTGGGAAGGCCTCGCCAAGACGCTGTTCACCTCGGCGGACAACTACGTCCTCCAGATCCACTACCAGCTGCCCGAGCCGCTGCTGAGCCTGGTGGTCGCGACGGCCCTGACCGTCGACACCGCGCTCAAGCAGGACTCGCGGGGCTGGAACTGA
- a CDS encoding TetR/AcrR family transcriptional regulator — protein sequence MTSQAAEGPDTVVASRRSKITPEREREFFDAVLEQIRECGYESVTMEGVASSTRCSKSTLYRQWKNKPQFVAAALRARGRVRFAGIDTGSLAEDLRQAARAAGDWSGKDTKLLQALGSAVTQDQELAQALREALVHPEIAALQEILGRGVARGEIAADHPALEFVPAMMFGVLRVRPVLSGQYADADYLLRFVEAIVLPALALT from the coding sequence ATGACGTCGCAGGCCGCGGAGGGACCGGACACGGTCGTCGCCTCGCGCCGCTCCAAGATCACGCCGGAGCGTGAGCGGGAGTTCTTCGACGCCGTGCTGGAACAGATCCGCGAGTGCGGCTACGAGTCCGTGACCATGGAGGGCGTCGCCTCCAGCACCCGTTGCAGCAAGTCCACGCTCTACCGGCAGTGGAAGAACAAACCCCAGTTCGTGGCCGCCGCGCTGCGCGCCCGGGGGCGGGTGCGCTTCGCCGGCATCGACACCGGTTCGCTCGCCGAGGACCTGCGCCAGGCCGCGCGGGCCGCGGGCGACTGGTCGGGCAAGGACACCAAGCTGCTCCAGGCGCTCGGGTCCGCGGTCACCCAGGACCAGGAGCTGGCCCAGGCGCTGCGCGAGGCGCTGGTGCACCCGGAGATCGCCGCGCTCCAGGAGATCCTCGGCCGGGGCGTGGCGCGCGGCGAGATCGCCGCGGACCATCCCGCGCTGGAGTTCGTCCCCGCCATGATGTTCGGCGTGCTGCGCGTCCGGCCCGTGCTCAGCGGCCAGTACGCCGACGCCGACTATCTGCTCCGGTTCGTGGAGGCCATCGTGCTGCCCGCGCTCGCACTGACATGA
- a CDS encoding phosphatase PAP2 family protein: protein MTALTEPAEAETDPDAAARPGLIREFLLVTGLFLVYKLGRQLATGHTLRAFHNARHVWNLERSLHLPRETAVQSALLHSGTLVHVANTYYATVHFPATVAFLVWLYLRRPAHYVWARRVLAVVTAAALVLPFTFPLAPPRMLAGTGLVDTARIYGPSVYGPPAHDHLSNQFAAMPSLHFGWALMVAIGLITATRSRWRRLWLLHPLFTLLVIVGTANHYWLDALAATAMLGVALALLRPPHRTPAPTAGRGTGRIVPRQRVLAGAGR from the coding sequence ATGACTGCGCTCACCGAGCCTGCCGAGGCAGAAACGGACCCGGACGCCGCCGCGCGTCCGGGACTCATACGCGAGTTCCTGCTCGTCACGGGGCTCTTCCTCGTCTACAAGCTCGGCCGGCAGCTGGCCACCGGCCACACCCTGCGCGCCTTCCACAACGCCCGTCACGTGTGGAACCTCGAACGGTCGCTGCACCTGCCGCGCGAGACCGCCGTCCAGTCGGCACTGCTGCACAGCGGCACCCTCGTCCACGTGGCCAACACCTACTACGCCACGGTGCACTTCCCGGCCACGGTCGCCTTCCTGGTCTGGCTCTACCTGCGGCGCCCCGCGCACTACGTCTGGGCCCGCCGGGTCCTCGCCGTGGTCACCGCGGCGGCCCTGGTGCTGCCCTTCACCTTCCCGCTGGCCCCGCCGCGGATGCTGGCCGGGACCGGCCTGGTGGACACCGCCCGGATCTACGGCCCCTCCGTGTACGGCCCGCCGGCCCACGACCATCTCTCCAACCAGTTCGCCGCGATGCCCTCGCTGCACTTCGGCTGGGCGCTGATGGTGGCGATCGGCCTGATCACGGCCACCCGCTCGCGCTGGCGCCGGCTGTGGCTGCTGCACCCGCTGTTCACCCTGCTGGTGATCGTGGGCACCGCCAACCACTACTGGCTCGACGCGCTCGCCGCGACCGCCATGCTCGGCGTCGCCCTCGCCCTGCTCCGTCCCCCGCACCGCACCCCCGCCCCGACGGCGGGCCGCGGCACCGGCCGGATCGTCCCGCGCCAGCGGGTCCTGGCGGGAGCGGGCCGGTGA